From the genome of Anopheles funestus chromosome 2RL, idAnoFuneDA-416_04, whole genome shotgun sequence:
TCCTGTTTAGGAAACGAGATATGTTGTTGGTCAACAACCTGCtgctgatttaatttttttttgtccagaAGACACACATCTTCCAAGACAACTACCAAAAGCGATCCATTCTGAAAGATTTGAACTTTCACCtatattttgattttgcaTACTGGTTTCAGAAAAGTCGAACAGTATTCCGTACATTCTAATAACATGTATATCGtgttaaaagatttttaattgtAGATAACGGTTGCAAGAACTATTCGAATGCAGCATCCAACAACACGATCCTCCACTTCGACTAGTGGCGCGGTCTCAACCAGTAATCCTCTTCAGAAAACGGAAAGCAACCTTGAAAGTTTTGGCAGCACATTTTGATTCTATCTTCCATGCCCAGCGTTCAATATGTTGTATAAAGATTACTTTAAAACTGCTAGAAGAGGTAGCATATTTTCAGTCGCTATAACAGAAAATCATTCAATATTTACGGAGAGACATTTAGAAATCAGCATCGAACGATATTATACGATGAACTCATCCGATTATAAatgcgttgttgttgttgaatgaTACTTAATAGGATTATTGTTATTCATAGTTTTAGCAGCCAATAGAATCGCATATTTTCTAATctataacaaaaacaattcaagGCAATTTTCCCACATGCGTTCCCGCGTCTTctgattttttcaaatttaatttcatgaaaaatttcatttatttcgttgcgaaatatttcataatcTGAGAATGACACATTGTCCTACCTTGAATATAGTCATCTCGTCAATGCAACCGTGTTTGACAGCTGAAATCGCATTGTTGATACTTCGTTAGCATTCTCTGCATTGTTTTGCTCCACAATGGATGTAAGTGCGCAAATAGCAAGCGATTTTTAAGTGTATTTAGTGGTTTATTGCTTAAACTCGTTACTAATGCCATGATTTCATCTCTTTAGCTTCAAAGCACTGATCGAGAGAAGGGTGAAAAGGTGAAGATAGTCAATCAGGTAAAGCATATACCGAAAGATGCTCAGGTTGTGATGTCCATCCTGAAGGAGCTCGGTGCGACCGACTACGAACCACGGGTCATTAATCAGCTGCTAGAATTTACCTACCGTATGTACATCTGTTCGCATTGCAGAATACCTCGCAACCCTGAGACCCTAACGCAATGCAATACTTCTATTGACAGGATACGTAACGTGCATCTTGGATGACGCCAAAATATACGCCAACCACGCCCGCAAGAAGGTGATCGAAATGGATGATGTAAAGTTAGCCACGCAGATGATTCTGGATAAAGCATTCACAAGGCCACCTCCGCGAGACGTTTTACTGGAAATAGCGCGTGTCCGTAACGGCACACCGCTGCCATTGATAAAAACCCACTGTGGATTGCGACTTCCGCCGGATCGTTATTGCCTTTCTGCGTGCAACTACAAGCTTCGTGCGGCACAGCAACCAAAGCGCATGAACAAATCTGCTCTCGAAGGTCGATCATCGCTCAAGTCGGCTAAAGCGGCGgccggtggtgctggtggcgACGGAACCGGCACCGGCGGAGGCGTAAAGCGACCATCCGTTCAGTCCACACCGAAGACGCAGGTGGTGAGCATACCAAAACCAGTGTTCAAGTTTAGTACGGCTCCAAAAACGGCACCAACCACTGCAACCAAATCAATTAAAACGACGGTCACATCAATTGGTGGTTTGGGTGGAAGTAACGGTGCATCAGCTGGTAGTACAGGTGTTGCTGGAAATGTTGACATAAAGATGGAAACGGACGACCAGTTCGGCGAGGCGAACAACGGCAACAAGCGCAAGCGGGAAGAAGATGACTTTGAAATAGTGGAGTAATTTAGTAAACATTAACAATAAACACTCGTATGTGTGACTGATCTAATACTGTGCAAGCAGCGAGACGCAAGGCTCATTAAGCTGATAAATAATGCAGTTgagaatattatttattaacagAACTTCACTGGTCTTTGAGTGCCTGAATTGTGACGCAGCCTAAATCCATAATCTGAATATATTCCGACCCTCCGCCATGTAGTCGGAAGCAACATTCCTGGAATTGTAAATGACATGATAATCCATTTgtattgaaaaacatttcccgATATACTTACACCGAGCTTTTCGCAGATAAGagccttttgtttttccgtaagTCCGTCGTTGAACACGATGTACTCGTTCAGCTGTTCAAATAGTTGGCCAACGCTATACGCATCGTAGGAAAGGTTCTGTACAAATTCCTCCAGCTTACTGTAGTTCGAGCTTTTGCAAACTGAAATAAATTCCTCCAGGTAGCGTTCCGGTACCACACCGGACATTTCCAGTATGTCCTGCCGTTCGATACGCGCCTGGGTACCCTTCAACCGGTGGCACGATTGCAGTGTGGTGATGGCTCGTCTCAAATCACCACCGGATATGTTAACGATGTCCTTATAAACATCGTCCTCTACCTTAACACCTTCCTGTCCGCAGATGTAGCGCAATCGTTCTATGATCTTTTCTTCACCCAACGGTTTGAAACGAAACTTGGTGCATCGGGATGTTATGGGCTCGATAATACGCGACACGTAGTTGCAAACTAGACAAAATcgtgttgttttcgtttccttttccatGGTTCGACGCAGAGCAGCCTGAGCCGCGTGAGTCATCGCATCGGCCTCATCCAGAATGACGATCTTGAACGGTGGACACGGTTTACCGTCCGCCCGGGTACCACTCGCCGTGAGTTGTGCGAACGTTTTCACCTTGTTCCGAATCACCGCTATACCACGATCATCCGATGCATTCAGCTCTAGAATGCGTTCTTTGAACATGTCCCCGAACAGTTGTCTCGCAGCGGCCAGGATTGTGCTGGTTTTGCCGGTACCGGGAGGTCCGTACAGTAACAAATTCGGTAGATCGGTAGTTGAGAGACTTTCACGCAGCACGGCTACCACTTCTGCTTGTTCCACCACATCATCGACACTTTTTGGACGGCTAAAATAAAGAAGCGTACATGCTCAAAACTAAAGTCGAACGTTCCAACATAAGCCATACTTACTATTTCTCCACCCAGGGTACGCTATGCTTTGCCCGCTTGGTTGATGTTGTACCGCTTTCACCACTGGCGCCAGCAGAAGAACTGTCTCCAGTTGTCCGGCCTGTTTTTAGAAAGGCTTGCATGGTTTTGTTGATGGGTCGGAAAGAGATCGAAGCacttaattttattcaataacaGATGTAAAttagaaaacaacaacgagaATGTTAAGAATGCCGCTTCGTATGAATTTTGCGCGGTTATCATTATTGACATGTATTGTCAAAGTCCGACAATTGACAGGTTCACTTTAGGATGTTGTAGGGTTTCGCTTAGGAAATTGCTGCACAGTGGAAATGCATcatgcaaaaatattttgaattggCAGTTAACATACATTCGCAAATTGAATGTAATGgcatatttcatttaaaacaatttactacAAAGtctgaaacaataaaaatatttactctTTAGTTTGATCTACttttaaaaactgttttcaaaaaaaaataatgtttttcaattttaacacattttgtaaatattttctttcatccaACCCTCCAGGATAATAGTAAATGATAACACACGAGATAAGTTTTATTCGACTTAAAATGACTAGTTTATTTAgcaaatatataaaacaagcACCCGGTACACGTTGACTGTACCTGCTTACGCGTTCGATTTTACGCCGCAAATTTTTCTCAACTTCCTACACTTCCCTTTTATCACTATAAATATGCTTTAACAATTCTTCTTTGATTTGTGCTAACTATGCGTAAACATGTTCGTACGTTTGGCTCTAACTTCTTCGCTTTTCATTAACCGCTCAGTAGTATCGCTAGTGAATCACTATCGCGC
Proteins encoded in this window:
- the LOC125765527 gene encoding replication factor C subunit 4: MQAFLKTGRTTGDSSSAGASGESGTTSTKRAKHSVPWVEKYRPKSVDDVVEQAEVVAVLRESLSTTDLPNLLLYGPPGTGKTSTILAAARQLFGDMFKERILELNASDDRGIAVIRNKVKTFAQLTASGTRADGKPCPPFKIVILDEADAMTHAAQAALRRTMEKETKTTRFCLVCNYVSRIIEPITSRCTKFRFKPLGEEKIIERLRYICGQEGVKVEDDVYKDIVNISGGDLRRAITTLQSCHRLKGTQARIERQDILEMSGVVPERYLEEFISVCKSSNYSKLEEFVQNLSYDAYSVGQLFEQLNEYIVFNDGLTEKQKALICEKLGECCFRLHGGGSEYIQIMDLGCVTIQALKDQ
- the LOC125765528 gene encoding transcription initiation factor TFIID subunit 9, translating into MDLQSTDREKGEKVKIVNQVKHIPKDAQVVMSILKELGATDYEPRVINQLLEFTYRYVTCILDDAKIYANHARKKVIEMDDVKLATQMILDKAFTRPPPRDVLLEIARVRNGTPLPLIKTHCGLRLPPDRYCLSACNYKLRAAQQPKRMNKSALEGRSSLKSAKAAAGGAGGDGTGTGGGVKRPSVQSTPKTQVVSIPKPVFKFSTAPKTAPTTATKSIKTTVTSIGGLGGSNGASAGSTGVAGNVDIKMETDDQFGEANNGNKRKREEDDFEIVE